A region from the Andrena cerasifolii isolate SP2316 chromosome 9, iyAndCera1_principal, whole genome shotgun sequence genome encodes:
- the Pcf11 gene encoding pcf11 cleavage and polyadenylation factor subunit isoform X4, with translation MTSAKSKEIADEYISSLSDLTINSKPLINMLTMLAEDNIEHAPAIVQAVENHLQKVRSDIKLPVLYLIDSIVKNVNGAYLNLFTQNIVNTFCGVFEKVDENTRASMWKLRQTWNDVFPAKKLFSLDVRVQSIDPAWPITASPTSVSSGSIHVNPRFFSMPQQSTTSIVAQPIVAPVKLPPGDPVTPTEAAMREQLLKKQRELIELQKKKIELELLQAKANLEQQQRQLDKQAGNLKAELIAATAQATPNTDTVTQGKPVTPTVPSQAPKQVTKQFPAATASLLKSAGTNNGPRIAPASSIAVASAKPVSRDPRLKTTSAQDVPVTSVDPRQRINTPNQKDIRAEGQTQLAANTNTVLSDQLKQQLLSKQAVTSTINKSPTNLAGSDTATINASNNNNANTNLNNNNNNKNFSGNANKDAVSHRTSQKKDPRLSSNSSGNLNSNSSKGSQSLSVGSNSSLTLSVGNRGGGSNDPKSKDTKSSNSRSSSSSTIEKSSTSSKSSHRKIGNKSRSKQPQTSPSKIPKVDRDVSPVRSKSREKDSGDSSPSSRTSPQSFQTSKNRKKNTKSRKRSPSPPYRIPRRNDAKSNSSLSSSGGVTEEEQSGSLIVSPPHPPTFKEIRPNARQRNYVRRNKDGSLSPERSPANAGNAQASAEPTLESSSKDEDLRATLPLPGATASVPEKKEDLDLRVLPQPVNANKRQSTEHMESAMAKKTKAERFDALFGNEDVDLRTLTHPKAGRPPTPPPPVISGEDGKDGWAKLKTPSKNDREKQINNTDDKRDSRDRNRDRLGRLRLYNKLPDDPKERRRTLSNEDQDNRPGRRGRENDKPDRNEDRNIEIIMKQAAEQLNQGSITKTQYNTLIQEVLHMSEDRKLRAAQRKEKEVGSIVWEKGVNLDMAGAGDRTPTFSPSSDKEVMRTKDHPIPRNPNGPRWQSQPWQQPGPWAHPPGPPYGPQGHFNSDFRPVGPWQNPRHFGPMRPDYQYHGGFNHNLGPNPRLGPGLMGPMGPNGPLMSNLLSNGPIGPISMSNPPISLPGMNGPGMMINNGPLSSLISNPNLPSLSTSRNVSPNSSSKYDLEDGDQAYSTAMMKNQSPHSRELPPPDPKLLDDIARDTMKSINIDNIPREIRYYGQTGVVFMNWDDPREIGFQDGIRRILIDDKDTITCAFNDPYKEFIYEGEVHRIKLGAPTRELYVDDRWYECYFGGMPVTIDLGGKKVSVKLEGPPPQVKIGTVKRTDLVVAKINLIINARNMVPVFLDAKPQIFEIEGKPHTLEFIDSLQTVLLNGRPFKVEFGGLPKPIIVRDKKHFIRFSVLPRGVRPGYVKIAGMRGEEPIESPPTPPLLTQKPKVDTTSAPTQFSAVEHESTSQDGSDLRSTPKPDLQLDMLSSVLPSAMAPASGLSYQAEPVENPSAAAPALSLPLNMNELFQRLVETGIVPNIPEQKKPEEEEKKEPEIIPVSFDKPETLKVKQPAIAAALYSGMQCSSCGARFAPELATRYSHHLDWHFRQNRRERDSARKAHSRPWYYDVSDWIQFEEIEDLEDRAQSWFETEKQTADTEGIAAEDTPQEALQPSVPTGSDEDSRCQVCQDAFEQFYNEEKEEWHLRPAINFEEKNYHPLCLDDYKEKSLVRALEKSALALEETIEEMEDEKKESSDETFAEENKTEELSVGTLNAEVGTVEASGDAAKDDAQEETSEVGNKEDEGMDVDDADNERNDKVEGEQELGSNNEEINGVENVEKDETNKIETTDPEIIEKSFENIKIKEEPIDEPEEQLEEEQFDFSKVEIKAEPVEPEPDPEESVIAEAATVDTTSAAVKSSIDGNVELDSTPATIPSAPSRIKINITKPLCINKEPEESKEKEKAVAETPAEEITEPLVPASIKPALQGRKLSNLPPVERGQELSGLCSIM, from the exons ATGACATCGGCGAAGTCTAAGGAGATAGCGGATGAGTACATCTCATCTCTATCTGATTTGACAATCAACAGCAAGCCGCTGATTAATATGCTGACTATGCTGGCAGAGGACAACATTGAACATGCGCCAGCGATTGTTCAAGCTGTTGAGAATCATCTGCAAAAG GTGAGAAGTGACATCAAATTACCCGTTCTTTATTTGATTGACTCGATCGTGAAGAATGTTAACGGAGCATATTTAAATCTCTTCACACAAAATATTGTTAACACTTTTTGTGGAGTGTTTGAAAAG GTGGATGAGAATACCAGAGCCAGCATGTGGAAGTTGAGGCAAACATGGAACGATGTGTTTCCTGCGAAGAAGTTATTCTCTTTGGACGTACGGGTGCAAAGTATTGATCCTGCCTGGCCGATCACTGCCTCTCCCACTAGTGTTTCTTCGGGTTCTATTCACGTTAATCCTCGTTTCTTCTCTATG CCCCAACAATCGACGACATCGATCGTTGCACAGCCAATCGTTGCGCCCGTTAAGCTGCCTCCAGGTGATCCCGTAACACCCACAGAAGCAGCGATGCGGGAGCAGCTGTTAAAGAAGCAACGAGAGTTGATAGAGTTACAGAAGAAGAAGATAGAATTGGAGCTACTTCAAGCTAAGGCTAACTTGGAACAGCAACAACGGCAGCTTGACAAGCAAGCTGGAAATTTGAAGGCAGAATTG ATTGCCGCGACAGCACAAGCTACACCAAATACAGACACTGTTACACAAGGGAAACCTGTTACACCTACCGTGCCAAGTCAAGCACCAAAGCAAGTAACAAAACAG TTTCCGGCTGCAACTGCTTCGCTTCTGAAAAGTGCGGGAACGAACAATGGTCCACGAATCGCGCCAGCTAGTAGTATAGCAGTAGCATCAGCTAAGCCTGTGTCGCGTGATCCAAGATTAAAAACTACTTCGGCTCAAGATGTACCAGTTACAAGTGTGGATCCTCGGCAGCGGATAAATACACCAAATCAGAAGGATATCCGGGCTGAAGGGCAAACGCAGCTAGCGGCAAATACAAACACTGTACTTTCAGATCAATTAAAACAGCAGTTACTTTCGAAACAGGCTGTGACTAGCACTATCAACAAGTCTCCGACAAATCTTGCCGGCTCCGATACTGCGACGATAAACGCTAGTAATAACAATAATGCTAATACGAACctcaacaataataataacaataaaaatttcagtGGTAACGCAAATAAAGATGCTGTGTCGCATCGAACAAGTCAAAAGAAAGACCCTCGATTGTCTAGTAATAGTAGTGGTAACCTAAACAGTAATAGCTCCAAAGGTTCTCAAAGTCTGTCTGTGGGTAGTAATAGTTCTTTAACATTATCTGTGGGCAACAGGGGAGGTGGGAGTAACGATCCCAAGTCGAAAGATACAAAGAGCTCGAACTCACGGAGCTCTTCGTCTTCGACTATAGAGAAGTCTTCCACTTCCTCGAAATCCTCGCATAGGAAGATAGGTAACAAGTCGCGATCTAAGCAACCTCAGACATCTCCGAGTAAGATACCGAAAGTCGACAGAGACGTCAGTCCTGTTAGGTCGAAATCTCGTGAAAAAGACAGTGGAGACAGTTCACCATCCTCGCGTACCTCTCCTCAATCCTTTCAAACCTCTAAGAACCGAAAGAAGAACACGAAATCGAGAAAGCGCAGTCCAAGCCCTCCATATAGAATTCCCAGACGTAACGATGCGAAATCCAATTCAAGTCTAAGCAGCTCCGGCGGTGTTACCGAGGAGGAACAGTCCGGTTCATTGATAGTCTCTCCTCCTCATCCACCCACGTTTAAAGAAATTCGCCCGAATGCTAGACAAAGAAATTACGTAAGGCGAAATAAGGATGGCAGTCTTAGCCCGGAGCGTTCTCCAGCGAACGCTGGAAACGCTCAAGCTTCTGCGGAGCCCACTCTGGAGTCATCCAGCAAAGACGAAGACTTGAGAGCGACCCTACCTCTTCCAGGTGCAACAGCTTCTGTACCGGAAAAGA AAGAGGACTTAGATTTGCGTGTATTGCCACAACCAGTTAACGCCAATAAGAGACAAAGCACAGAGCACATGGAATCAGCTATGGCTAAAAAGACCAAGGCCGAAAGGTTTGACGC ACTATTTGGAAACGAAGATGTTGATCTGCGAACATTGACTCATCCCAAAGCCGGACGACCGCCGACACCTCCTCCGCCAGTGATATCGGGCGAAGATGGCAAAGATGGTTGGGCAAAGTTAAAGACACCATCAAAGAACGACAGAGAAAAGCAAATTAATAACACTGACGATAAGAGGGACAGTAGAGATCGTAACAGGGACAGATTGGGTAGACTCAGGCTTTACAATAAACTTCCTGATGACCCTAAGGAAAGGAGAAGGACACTATCGAACGAGGATCAAGATAATAGACCGGGTCGGAGGGGCCGGGAGAATGATAAACCCGACAGAAACGAGGATAGAAATATTGAGATAATAATGAAACAGGCTGCCGAGCAATTGAACCAAGGTTCCATTACGAAAACGCAATACAATACTTTAATTCAAGAGGTTTTGCATATGAGTGAGGATCGCAAGTTGAGAGCCGCGCAACGAAAGGAGAAGGAAGTAGGTTCCATCGTTTGGGAGAAAGGCGTGAATCTAGATATGGCTGGCGCGGGTGACCGTACGCCAACCTTCAGTCCGTCGAGTGACAAAGAAGTAATGAGAACCAAGGATCATCCCATTCCAAGAAATCCGAACGGTCCAAGATGGCAGAGTCAGCCGTGGCAGCAGCCAGGGCCCTGGGCTCATCCACCAGGGCCGCCATACGGTCCGCAAGGTCACTTCAATTCAGACTTCCGGCCAGTTGGTCCGTGGCAGAATCCAAGGCACTTTGGACCGATGCGACCTGATTATCAGTATCACGGTGGCTTCAACCATAATCTTGGTCCCAATCCTCGTTTGGGGCCTGGGCTGATGGGACCCATGGGACCTAACGGGCCACTAATGTCAAATCTTTTGTCTAACGGTCCGATAGGACCAATAAGCATGTCTAATCCACCTATATCGCTGCCAGGAATGAATGGGCCCGGGATGATGATCAACAATGGGCCATTGTCCAGTCTTATATCCAATCCGAACTTACCATCCTTGAGCACTTCGAGGAACGTGTCGCCAAATTCGTCCTCCAAATACGATCTGGAGGACGGCGATCAGGCTTACTCCACGGCTATGATGAAGAATCAGAGTCCTCACAGCCGCGAATTACCACCGCCGGACCCGAAATTATTAGACGACATCGCCAGGGACACTATGAAGTCTATAAACATTGACAATATACCGCGGGAAATCAGATACTATGGACAAACCGGAGTGGTGTTCATGAACTGGGACGATCCAAGAGAAATTGGATTCCAGGATGGTATAAGGCGAATTTTAATCGATGACAAGGACACTATTACTTGCGCATTTAACGATCCATACAAGGAATTTATATACGAAGGGGAAGTTCATAG GATTAAATTAGGTGCGCCCACGAGAGAATTGTACGTAGACGATCGATGGTACGAGTGCTATTTCGGTGGTATGCCTGTAACGATAGATCTTGGTGGTAAAAAAGTTAGCGTTAAATTGGAAGGACCTCCGCCCCAAGTGAAGATCGGCACTGTAAAGAGGACAGACTTAGTAGTTGCCAAAATTAATCTCATTATAAATGCTCGAAACATGGTTCCTGTGTTCTTGGACGCAAAACCACAAAT attTGAAATCGAAGGGAAGCCTCACACGCTTGAGTTCATAGACTCGTTGCAAACGGTTCTTTTAAACGGACGTCCCTTCAAAGTTGAATTCGGGGGACTCCCCAAACCCATTATTGTCAGGGACAAGAAACATTTCATAAGATTCTCAGTATTGCCAAGGGGAGTTCGCCCTGGGTACGTTAAGATCGCAGGTATGCGAGGCGAAGAACCCATCGAGTCACCGCCTACCCCGCCTCTCTTGACACAAAAGCCGAAAGTGGATACAACCTCCGCACCGACGCAATTCTCGGCCGTCGAGCATGAATCAACCTCGCAGGACGGTTCTGATCTCAGGTCTACTCCTAAACCGG ATTTGCAATTGGACATGTTATCATCGGTATTACCATCGGCAATGGCACCAGCGTCCGGACTATCGTATCAAGCTGAACCAGTGGAAAATCCATCTGCAGCCGCCCCTGCGTTGTCGTTGCCACTGAACATGAACGAGTTGTTCCAGAGATTAGTCGAAACTGGTATCGTACCAAATATTCCCGAGCAAAAGAagccagaagaagaagaaaagaaggaacCAGAGATCATTCCTGTTTCGTTCGACAAACCAGAGACACTTAAAGT TAAACAACCAGCTATCGCAGCTGCATTATACAGTGGCATGCAGTGTAGCTCGTGCGGTgctagattcgcgcctgaattagCCACTAGGTACAGCCATCATTTGGACTGGCACTTCAGACAGAACAGGCGTGAAAGGGACTCTGCGAGGAAGGCTCATTCGCGTCCATGGTATTACGATGTTAGCGATTGGATACAGTTTGAAGAGATCGAGGACCTGGAGGATAGAG CACAAAGCTGGTTTGAGACAGAGAAGCAAACAGCAGATACAGAAGGTATCGCCGCGGAAGATACTCCTCAAGAAGCGTTACAGCCTAGCGTGCCTACTGGATCCGACGAAGATTCCAGGTGCCAGGTGTGCCAGGATGCGTTTGAACAGTTTTACAACGAAGAGAAGGAGGAGTGGCATTTGAGACCTGCGATTAATTTCGAGGAAAAGAATTACCACCCGCTGTGTCTCGATGACTACAAG gaaaagagTCTTGTG AGAGCATTGGAAAAATCCGCGTTAGCGCTCGAGGAAACGATCGAGGAAATGGAAGACGAAAAGAAGGAGAGCTCTGACGAAACATTTGCGGAGGAAAATAAGACTGAGGAATTGAGCGTGGGAACGTTGAATGCCGAGGTCGGAACTGTAGAAGCGTCGGGCGACGCGGCGAAAGATGACGCGCAGGAAGAGACTTCGGAAGTCGGGAATAAAGAAGATGAAGGTATGGATGTAGACGATGCAGATAATGAGCGAAACGATAAGGTAGAGGGAGAACAAGAATTAGGATCCAATAATGAGGAGATCAATGGTgttgaaaacgttgagaaaGATGAGACGAATAAAATAGAAACGACTGATCCAGAAATTATAGAGAAGTCtttcgaaaatattaaaattaaagaagaGCCAATCGACGAACCTGAGGAGCAATTAGAAGAGGAGCAATTCGATTTTAGTAAGGTGGAAATTAAAGCAGAACCTGTTGAACCGGAACCAG ACCCCGAAGAGAGCGTGATCGCTGAAGCGGCAACGGTTGACACAACGTCTGCTGCCGTGAAGAGTTCTATAGATGGAAACGTAGAATTGGATTCTACGCCAGCGACCATTCCATCTGCCCCGTCTCGAATTAAGATTAACATCACGAAGCCGTTGTGCATCAACAAAGAACCGGAGGAATCAAAGGAGAAGGAGAAAGCAGTGGCCGAGACGCCTGCCGAAGAGATAACGGAACCTTTGGTGCCTGCCTCTATCAAACCTGCTTTGCAAGGTAGAAAACTGTCTAATTTACCCCCTGTGGAGAGAGGGCAAGAGTTGTCAGGACTCTGCTCGATTATGTAA